In one Candidatus Pelagibacter sp. HTCC7211 genomic region, the following are encoded:
- the atpA gene encoding F0F1 ATP synthase subunit alpha codes for MEINPSEVTKILKEQIKNFGDKAEVTEVGQVLSVGDGIARIYGLDNVQAGEMVEFVDGSKGMALNLESENVGVVIFGDDRNIKEGDVVKRTGNIVDTPVGKELLGRVVDGLGNPIDGKGALDKSVQKSRVEVKAPGIIPRQSVSEPMQTGLKSIDSLVPVGRGQRELIIGDRQTGKTAVAIDAIINQKKINESGDEKQKLYCVYVAIGQKRSTVRQIQKTLEEAGAMEYTTIVAATASDSAPLQFLAPYTGCAMGEYFRDNGMHALIIYDDLSKQAVAYRQMSLLLRRPPGREAYPGDVFYLHSRLLERAAKLSDEHGGGSLTALPIIETQGGDVSAFIPTNVISITDGQIFLETELFNQGIRPAINVGLSVSRVGSSAQTKAMKKVSGSMKLELAQYREMAAFAQFGSDLDASTQQLLNRGSKLTELLKQKQYSPMTVAEQVISVFCGVKGYLDDIELKDIAEFENKIIEKCKSDKPEIIDSILASGKLEDDMENLLVEVITQLKENFKS; via the coding sequence ATGGAAATAAATCCTTCAGAAGTTACAAAAATATTAAAAGAACAAATCAAAAATTTTGGTGATAAAGCAGAAGTGACCGAAGTTGGCCAAGTACTTTCTGTTGGAGATGGTATTGCAAGAATTTATGGTCTTGACAATGTTCAAGCGGGTGAGATGGTTGAGTTTGTAGATGGTTCTAAGGGTATGGCATTAAACTTGGAAAGCGAAAATGTTGGGGTTGTAATTTTTGGTGACGATAGAAATATTAAAGAAGGAGATGTTGTTAAGAGAACTGGAAATATTGTAGACACTCCAGTTGGAAAAGAATTATTAGGAAGGGTTGTGGATGGTCTAGGTAATCCTATTGATGGTAAAGGAGCACTTGATAAAAGTGTTCAAAAAAGTAGAGTTGAAGTTAAAGCTCCAGGAATTATTCCAAGACAATCAGTAAGTGAACCAATGCAAACGGGTTTAAAATCAATCGACAGCTTAGTTCCAGTTGGAAGAGGGCAACGTGAATTAATTATTGGTGATAGACAAACAGGTAAAACTGCAGTTGCAATTGATGCAATCATTAATCAGAAAAAAATTAATGAGTCAGGAGATGAAAAACAAAAACTTTATTGTGTTTATGTTGCTATTGGTCAGAAAAGATCAACTGTAAGACAAATTCAAAAAACTTTAGAGGAAGCTGGAGCAATGGAATATACAACAATTGTTGCTGCTACAGCCTCAGATTCCGCGCCATTACAATTTTTAGCTCCTTACACAGGTTGCGCAATGGGTGAATATTTTAGAGACAACGGTATGCATGCTTTAATAATTTATGATGATTTATCTAAGCAGGCAGTTGCTTACAGACAAATGTCCCTTCTTTTAAGAAGACCTCCAGGACGTGAGGCTTATCCTGGTGATGTATTTTATCTGCATAGCCGACTACTGGAAAGAGCGGCTAAATTAAGTGATGAGCACGGCGGAGGTTCTTTAACTGCACTTCCGATTATTGAAACACAAGGTGGAGATGTATCTGCATTTATTCCTACTAATGTAATTTCAATTACTGATGGTCAAATTTTCTTAGAAACAGAACTTTTTAACCAAGGTATTAGACCTGCAATTAACGTTGGATTATCTGTATCAAGAGTAGGTTCTTCAGCGCAAACTAAAGCCATGAAAAAAGTATCAGGATCTATGAAGTTAGAGCTAGCTCAATATAGAGAAATGGCAGCATTTGCTCAATTTGGTTCTGATTTAGATGCATCAACTCAACAACTATTAAATAGAGGTTCTAAATTAACAGAGCTTCTTAAACAAAAACAATACTCTCCAATGACAGTAGCTGAACAAGTTATTTCAGTTTTTTGTGGAGTAAAAGGTTACTTAGACGATATTGAACTTAAAGATATTGCTGAGTTTGAAAATAAAATAATTGAGAAATGTAAGTCTGATAAACCTGAAATTATAGATTCTATTTTAGCTTCAGGAAAACTTGAGGACGATATGGAAAATTTACTTGTAGAAGTAATTACTCAATTAAAGGAAAATTTTAAATCTTAA
- a CDS encoding F0F1 ATP synthase subunit gamma, with the protein MASLDDLKKRIASVKSTQKITKAMKMVAAAKLRRAQESAEKGRPYSEKMNNIILNLSSGISDKENAPKLLSGSGKDQIHLCVVMTSDRGLCGGFNSNIIKKAKSYFAKLSEEGKELKIITVGSKGNDQLKRAYGDKIISHISFKESKNANYFDAEKVGKIVIEKFEDEEFDVCTIFYNQFKNVITQIPQAQQIIPLNTETSEEDKSEDSYEFEPDEDEILSNLLPKNISTQIFKAMLENSASEQGSRMSAMDNATRNAGEMVDKLTIEYNRSRQAAITKELIEIISGAESL; encoded by the coding sequence ATGGCAAGTCTAGACGACCTCAAAAAAAGAATAGCTAGTGTAAAATCTACACAAAAAATTACAAAAGCTATGAAAATGGTGGCAGCAGCGAAACTTAGAAGAGCCCAAGAAAGTGCTGAAAAAGGAAGACCATATTCTGAAAAAATGAATAATATAATTTTAAACTTGTCTAGTGGAATTTCAGATAAAGAAAATGCTCCAAAATTACTATCAGGGTCTGGTAAAGACCAAATACATCTTTGTGTTGTTATGACATCAGATAGAGGTTTATGCGGTGGTTTCAACTCAAATATAATTAAAAAAGCTAAAAGTTATTTTGCTAAATTATCTGAAGAGGGAAAAGAATTAAAAATTATAACAGTAGGTTCCAAAGGTAATGATCAGCTAAAAAGAGCTTATGGTGATAAAATAATCTCTCATATATCTTTTAAAGAGTCTAAAAATGCTAATTATTTTGATGCAGAGAAAGTTGGAAAAATTGTTATTGAAAAATTTGAAGATGAGGAATTTGATGTATGTACTATTTTTTATAACCAATTTAAAAATGTGATAACCCAAATTCCACAGGCACAACAGATAATACCACTAAATACAGAAACTTCAGAAGAAGACAAGTCTGAGGATAGTTACGAATTTGAACCAGACGAGGATGAGATTTTAAGCAATTTATTACCTAAAAATATTTCAACACAAATATTTAAGGCAATGTTAGAGAATTCAGCTAGCGAACAGGGCTCTAGAATGAGTGCAATGGATAATGCAACCCGTAACGCAGGTGAAATGGTTGACAAGTTGACAATTGAGTATAATAGAAGCCGTCAAGCAGCAATTACTAAAGAACTAATAGAAATCATATCAGGAGCAGAGAGTTTATAA